The following proteins come from a genomic window of Polyangiaceae bacterium:
- a CDS encoding cobalamin B12-binding domain-containing protein — MRVLLVNPNREHMPWPTIPVGLCTVASAAEAGGHEVRVLDLSFAKDLAAEVDQALSWGPEVVGITIRNLDNCNFEMPEFFLTEVRDQIVKTLRRRAPEAVVVVGGSAVNVSPGDVFSYLEADYALVGEGEEAFVAFLSALSRGQDVGRVPGVLSAETKSPERLPVLDTGRLLPGEPRAGRAVVKDLERAVRSRAFRWVDIPRYREAGTPYPIQTKRGCALKCVYCVYNNIEGHAYRLRDPADVVDEIEEAAAHGVTSFDFVDSTFNLPLSHARALCDELEKRKLGVDLSTMGLNPAGVTPELVASMKRAGFSSVMCTPESASETTLRTLGKGFSKKIVERAARALRQAELPTYWFFMLGAPEETIETVRETLAFCEEHIPAEHMVLFSTGIRVYAGTPLERLCKETGWFDADDPLFFPSWYFSPELDIDELYDTLAQASDRHPNWMTNAETVLSLRAATFMKRAFRFVGWEGPFWLHLPKVFRVSGLLGARSKGLRQIAERLRAVPDVAHHQ; from the coding sequence ATGAGGGTGCTGTTGGTGAATCCCAACCGGGAGCACATGCCCTGGCCGACGATTCCGGTCGGCCTGTGCACCGTGGCCAGCGCGGCGGAAGCCGGCGGGCACGAGGTGCGGGTGCTCGACCTCTCGTTCGCCAAGGATCTGGCCGCCGAGGTCGACCAGGCTCTTTCGTGGGGTCCGGAGGTGGTGGGCATCACGATTCGCAACCTCGACAACTGCAACTTCGAGATGCCGGAATTCTTCCTCACGGAAGTTCGGGATCAGATCGTGAAGACCCTTCGGCGCCGCGCGCCCGAGGCCGTCGTCGTGGTTGGCGGTAGCGCCGTCAACGTGTCGCCGGGGGACGTCTTTTCCTACCTCGAGGCGGACTACGCCCTGGTCGGTGAGGGCGAAGAAGCCTTCGTTGCGTTCCTATCCGCCTTGTCTCGAGGCCAGGACGTCGGCCGCGTCCCGGGCGTGCTGTCCGCCGAGACCAAGAGCCCCGAGCGCTTGCCGGTGCTCGACACCGGGCGGTTGCTTCCGGGAGAGCCCCGCGCCGGACGCGCCGTGGTGAAGGACCTCGAACGCGCGGTTCGGAGCCGCGCTTTCCGCTGGGTGGACATCCCCCGCTACCGCGAGGCGGGCACGCCCTATCCCATCCAGACGAAACGCGGCTGCGCGCTCAAGTGCGTGTACTGCGTGTACAACAACATCGAAGGGCACGCCTACCGCTTGAGGGATCCGGCGGACGTGGTCGACGAGATCGAAGAGGCCGCGGCACACGGTGTCACAAGCTTCGATTTCGTGGATTCCACGTTCAACCTGCCGCTCTCCCACGCGCGGGCGCTGTGCGACGAGCTCGAAAAGCGAAAGCTCGGCGTAGATCTCTCCACCATGGGCCTGAACCCCGCGGGCGTGACGCCGGAGCTCGTCGCCAGCATGAAGCGCGCGGGGTTCTCCTCCGTGATGTGCACGCCGGAGAGCGCGTCGGAGACCACCCTCAGGACCTTGGGCAAGGGCTTCTCCAAGAAGATCGTGGAGCGCGCAGCCCGCGCGTTGCGCCAGGCAGAGCTGCCCACCTATTGGTTCTTCATGCTCGGCGCGCCGGAGGAGACCATCGAGACCGTGCGGGAGACCCTGGCGTTCTGCGAGGAGCACATCCCCGCGGAGCACATGGTGCTGTTCTCCACGGGCATCCGCGTGTACGCGGGCACGCCGCTGGAGCGCCTGTGCAAGGAGACGGGCTGGTTCGACGCGGACGACCCGCTGTTCTTCCCGTCTTGGTACTTTTCGCCGGAGCTCGACATCGACGAGCTGTACGACACCCTGGCTCAGGCCTCGGATCGCCATCCCAATTGGATGACCAACGCGGAAACCGTGCTCTCGCTCCGGGCAGCCACGTTCATGAAGCGGGCCTTCCGTTTCGTGGGCTGGGAAGGGCCGTTCTGGCTGCACCTGCCCAAGGTGTTCCGGGTCAGTGGCCTCTTGGGCGCGCGCTCCAAGGGCCTCAGGCAAATCGCCGAGCGCCTGCGCGCCGTGCCCGACGTCGCCCACCACCAGTGA
- a CDS encoding CYTH domain-containing protein: MKIERERKFLVPGTFPESDDVSEIRQGFLSTDPARVVRVRRQDEEAFLTIKGKSEGAARLELEYPIPVEDADVLLGLCVGTAIEKRRYRVRHSGAVWEVDVFFGANTGLTVAEIEIDDPEELDRAVADKPAWVGREVTADGRFANAALADRPLSTWPAEEQDALY; the protein is encoded by the coding sequence ATGAAGATCGAACGCGAGCGGAAGTTCCTGGTCCCCGGCACGTTCCCCGAGAGCGATGACGTCTCGGAGATCCGTCAGGGCTTCTTGAGCACGGACCCGGCGCGGGTGGTGCGCGTGCGCCGCCAGGACGAGGAAGCGTTCCTGACCATCAAGGGCAAGTCCGAAGGAGCCGCTCGTCTGGAGCTCGAGTACCCGATCCCGGTGGAAGATGCCGATGTGCTCCTCGGCCTGTGCGTGGGAACGGCGATCGAAAAGCGCCGCTACCGAGTGCGGCACTCGGGCGCGGTGTGGGAGGTGGACGTGTTCTTCGGCGCCAACACCGGGCTCACCGTGGCCGAGATCGAGATCGACGATCCCGAGGAGCTCGACCGGGCCGTCGCCGACAAACCCGCCTGGGTGGGGCGAGAGGTCACGGCGGACGGGCGCTTCGCCAACGCGGCGCTGGCGGACCGGCCGCTGTCGACCTGGCCCGCGGAAGAGCAAGACGCGCTCTACTGA
- a CDS encoding adenylate/guanylate cyclase domain-containing protein — MEPDTALAELLQRHPWPEELLAHGKPVEAARRFALEASPAELWPFLSDTSRFNRALGLSRMHFEERDGVMYGRSRNAGILHSWVEVPWTWVAERTLTSIRLYDRGAPRVARGIYQLDPRDDGGTDFTVYFGFIPRGFWQRWLLRIAVGSILSGYAKVIPQVDAAAREAASSPYLLPPPPLPPESAERAVALCRSIVEQGVEKSAADRLLELVQTGDPMDLARIRVLPLARQWGLQEEEVLSAFLHATRAGLLALSWDVVCPHCRGVRAEVHTLGEVPRRGSCEVCAIDFDTDSESAIEVAFHVHPSIREVPQLFFCSAEPARRSHIKLQQSLKAGEKRSVRTSLHPGRYRLRLGGSDAHRVLDVSEGAAASTLEWSPAQDTDGPVALAPNPELVLEAPEDTTFVVEDAHWSDDALRPARLFSFQEFRDLFAEEFVASDVQLSVGKQTILFTDVVGSTALYAERGDPAAFVDVKRHFTEIFDEVKKHHGAVVKTIGDAAMAAFVDPVDAIRAAEGIQRRLGKERESIGIRVRASLNTGPCIAVRLNTNIDYFGSTVNAAAKLQACAGAEEVAFPAALLQLPGVAALLEGAALEETELDSPALGGSVRVVRWRIE, encoded by the coding sequence ATGGAGCCGGACACCGCGCTCGCGGAGCTGCTTCAACGGCACCCCTGGCCGGAAGAGCTGCTCGCTCACGGCAAACCCGTGGAGGCCGCTCGCCGCTTCGCCCTCGAAGCGTCCCCCGCGGAGCTGTGGCCGTTCTTGAGCGACACCTCGCGCTTCAACCGCGCTCTTGGCCTTTCGCGCATGCACTTCGAGGAGCGCGATGGCGTGATGTACGGGCGCAGTCGCAACGCCGGCATCCTCCACAGCTGGGTGGAGGTGCCCTGGACCTGGGTGGCGGAACGCACTCTCACGTCCATTCGTCTGTACGATCGGGGCGCGCCGCGGGTGGCTCGGGGCATCTACCAGCTCGACCCGCGGGACGACGGCGGAACCGACTTCACGGTGTACTTCGGCTTCATCCCGCGGGGCTTCTGGCAGCGGTGGCTCTTGCGCATCGCCGTCGGCAGCATCCTGTCGGGGTACGCCAAGGTGATCCCGCAGGTGGACGCGGCCGCCAGGGAAGCCGCGTCGTCGCCCTATCTATTGCCGCCCCCACCGCTGCCGCCGGAGAGCGCCGAGCGCGCCGTCGCCTTGTGTCGTTCGATCGTGGAGCAGGGGGTGGAAAAGTCTGCCGCGGACCGCCTGCTCGAGCTGGTGCAGACGGGCGACCCGATGGACCTCGCGCGCATTCGCGTGCTGCCCCTGGCAAGGCAGTGGGGTCTCCAAGAAGAAGAGGTGCTGTCGGCGTTCTTGCACGCCACCCGGGCCGGTCTCCTGGCGCTGTCCTGGGACGTCGTGTGCCCGCATTGCCGCGGCGTGCGCGCGGAAGTGCACACCCTGGGCGAGGTGCCACGGCGGGGGAGCTGCGAGGTGTGCGCCATCGATTTCGATACCGACAGCGAGAGCGCCATCGAGGTCGCCTTCCACGTGCACCCCTCCATTCGCGAGGTGCCTCAGCTCTTCTTCTGCAGCGCGGAGCCCGCGCGCCGCAGCCACATCAAGCTGCAGCAGAGCCTGAAGGCGGGGGAGAAGCGCAGCGTTCGGACCAGCCTGCACCCAGGGCGCTATCGCCTGCGCCTTGGCGGGAGTGACGCACACCGCGTGCTGGACGTGAGCGAAGGCGCCGCGGCGAGCACTCTCGAGTGGTCTCCGGCGCAGGACACGGACGGGCCCGTGGCCCTGGCCCCCAATCCGGAGCTCGTGCTGGAAGCGCCGGAGGACACCACCTTCGTGGTGGAAGATGCCCACTGGTCGGACGACGCGCTCAGGCCGGCGCGCCTCTTCAGCTTCCAGGAGTTCCGCGATCTGTTCGCGGAGGAGTTCGTGGCCTCCGACGTGCAGCTGTCGGTGGGCAAGCAGACGATCCTGTTCACGGACGTGGTCGGCTCCACGGCGCTGTACGCCGAGCGTGGCGACCCGGCGGCCTTCGTCGACGTGAAGCGGCACTTCACGGAGATCTTCGACGAGGTGAAGAAGCACCACGGCGCGGTGGTGAAGACCATCGGCGACGCGGCAATGGCGGCCTTCGTCGATCCGGTGGACGCCATCCGGGCGGCGGAAGGCATTCAGCGTCGCCTCGGCAAAGAGCGCGAAAGCATCGGCATTCGAGTGCGCGCCAGCCTCAACACCGGACCCTGCATCGCGGTGCGGCTGAACACCAACATCGACTATTTCGGCAGCACGGTGAACGCTGCCGCCAAGCTCCAGGCGTGCGCCGGGGCGGAGGAAGTCGCGTTTCCCGCGGCGCTCTTGCAGCTCCCCGGCGTTGCCGCTTTGCTCGAGGGTGCGGCGCTCGAAGAGACGGAGCTCGACTCTCCGGCCCTCGGCGGAAGTGTGCGCGTGGTGCGCTGGCGGATCGAATGA
- a CDS encoding DUF4105 domain-containing protein: MTLGPALLAAALGSAPTVDVYTMGQGSDLFERFGHAAICVTRAEGTRCYNYGTTDFASPPEELGWRFLRGDAKFWVSVWPLPRMLEVYRQHDRTVWRQRLPLSAAEARAVAARLEHDALPANRYYRYHHFDDNCSTRVRDVIDEGTAGRLSADGRRSLAASFRTLGKERLAGERVPLLFGDLLVGRRADQVVDVHDGMFLPDVLRAEITRRFGVAPRVVYQRQGPAFPKDLGSNVPYFVVPGLALGALAAALGQRRWARALVGIALGLLALTVWGVALVSSVRELRFNELALVLWPTDFALAFLGLERARRYARLRLIALSLCALLSAVGALLQPVLPIIVLAGLPLFFVAFAGYPWRASSRTDATA; the protein is encoded by the coding sequence ATGACCCTCGGGCCGGCGCTGCTCGCCGCCGCCCTGGGCTCGGCTCCCACGGTGGACGTCTACACCATGGGGCAGGGCAGCGACCTGTTCGAACGCTTCGGCCACGCCGCCATCTGCGTCACGCGGGCGGAGGGCACGCGCTGCTACAACTACGGCACCACGGATTTCGCCTCGCCGCCGGAGGAGCTCGGCTGGCGCTTCTTGCGGGGCGACGCGAAGTTCTGGGTCAGCGTGTGGCCGCTCCCGCGCATGCTCGAGGTGTACCGCCAGCACGACCGCACCGTGTGGCGCCAGCGCTTGCCGCTCTCCGCCGCAGAGGCGCGCGCCGTGGCGGCGCGTTTGGAGCACGACGCGCTGCCCGCGAATCGCTACTACCGCTACCATCACTTCGACGACAACTGCTCCACCCGCGTGCGGGACGTGATCGACGAGGGCACCGCGGGGCGGCTCTCCGCCGACGGCCGGCGCTCGCTCGCCGCGTCGTTCCGAACGCTCGGCAAGGAGCGCCTCGCCGGGGAACGCGTGCCGCTGTTGTTCGGCGACCTGCTCGTGGGACGCCGCGCCGATCAGGTCGTCGACGTCCACGACGGCATGTTCCTGCCCGACGTGCTGCGCGCGGAGATCACGCGGCGCTTCGGCGTGGCGCCGCGCGTGGTCTACCAACGCCAGGGGCCGGCTTTCCCGAAGGACCTTGGGTCGAACGTGCCCTACTTCGTGGTGCCCGGCCTGGCGCTGGGAGCGCTCGCGGCGGCGCTCGGCCAGCGGCGCTGGGCGCGAGCGCTGGTGGGCATCGCCCTCGGCCTCCTGGCCCTCACCGTGTGGGGCGTTGCGCTGGTGAGCAGCGTTCGGGAGTTGCGCTTCAACGAGCTCGCCCTCGTGCTCTGGCCCACGGACTTCGCCCTCGCCTTCTTGGGGCTCGAGCGCGCTCGGCGCTACGCACGGCTGCGCCTGATCGCCCTTTCGCTGTGTGCGTTGCTGTCCGCCGTTGGCGCGCTCCTGCAACCCGTGTTGCCGATCATCGTCCTCGCCGGCCTTCCGCTCTTCTTCGTGGCCTTCGCCGGCTACCCCTGGCGCGCCAGCTCCAGGACCGACGCGACGGCCTGA
- a CDS encoding SPFH domain-containing protein has translation MSTKLELSERATEATGWRQGRPVEDPAKTKSWGFVAAKPSEYLVHVRRGRVRPSSGQGATCFKWPWDAVAVVPTSFQRLSFSADQVTREKAGVEVVGLAVYRIAEPLVAYRVLNFSYPERAQEKLEQTLTAMFVGATRRLVANLTVEECLQKRKEALAEHLLREVAPVVGGEGRPEDVTDQGWGVVIDTIEIQEVRVQSAAVFDAMQAPYRAALERAAREARADAERDIQTREAECKKTVEETTIRAQLALEQERAELARRAEEIAARAAVERHARSREVARAELEVHDILARAQEQKLALERARLTGELEQRRAEAEVALLEGRARSEVQMALAKVEREQAEARAKLRTAERLPELAAAVGQRFGEVKVTHIGSDGQSPFGSIAQAVASVLELARQG, from the coding sequence ATGAGCACGAAATTGGAGCTTTCCGAACGCGCCACGGAAGCCACCGGCTGGCGGCAAGGTAGACCGGTGGAGGATCCTGCAAAAACCAAGAGCTGGGGCTTCGTCGCTGCCAAGCCCAGCGAGTATCTCGTTCACGTTCGTCGCGGTCGTGTACGGCCCAGCTCCGGTCAAGGGGCCACGTGCTTCAAGTGGCCCTGGGATGCGGTGGCGGTGGTCCCCACCAGCTTCCAGCGCCTGTCGTTCAGCGCGGACCAGGTCACGCGCGAGAAGGCGGGCGTCGAGGTGGTCGGCCTCGCCGTCTATCGCATCGCCGAACCGCTCGTCGCCTATCGGGTGTTGAACTTCAGCTACCCCGAACGGGCGCAAGAGAAGCTCGAGCAAACCCTCACTGCCATGTTCGTCGGCGCGACGCGACGCCTGGTGGCAAACCTCACGGTGGAAGAGTGCTTGCAGAAGCGCAAGGAGGCTCTCGCCGAGCACCTGCTGCGGGAGGTCGCTCCCGTGGTGGGCGGTGAGGGACGCCCGGAGGACGTGACGGACCAAGGCTGGGGCGTGGTGATCGACACCATCGAGATCCAGGAGGTTCGCGTGCAGAGCGCGGCGGTCTTCGACGCGATGCAAGCGCCGTATCGCGCCGCCTTGGAGCGCGCCGCCCGCGAGGCGCGGGCGGACGCCGAGCGGGACATCCAGACGCGGGAGGCGGAGTGCAAGAAGACCGTGGAAGAGACCACCATCCGCGCCCAGCTGGCGCTCGAGCAGGAGCGGGCGGAGCTCGCCCGCCGCGCGGAGGAGATCGCCGCCCGAGCCGCGGTCGAACGGCATGCCCGCTCCCGGGAGGTCGCCCGCGCGGAGCTGGAAGTGCACGACATCTTGGCTCGGGCACAAGAGCAGAAGCTGGCCCTGGAACGGGCGCGGCTCACCGGCGAGCTGGAGCAGCGGCGCGCCGAGGCCGAAGTGGCGCTGCTCGAAGGGCGCGCCCGGAGCGAGGTGCAGATGGCGCTCGCCAAGGTGGAGCGCGAGCAGGCCGAAGCCCGCGCCAAGCTCCGCACCGCGGAGCGCTTGCCGGAGCTCGCCGCCGCGGTGGGTCAGCGTTTCGGCGAGGTGAAGGTCACGCACATCGGCAGCGACGGACAGAGCCCGTTCGGGTCCATCGCTCAGGCCGTCGCGTCGGTCCTGGAGCTGGCGCGCCAGGGGTAG